A single genomic interval of Dyadobacter subterraneus harbors:
- a CDS encoding IS110 family transposase, protein MMGKQTENSAALLRYCAGIDVSKDSLQICLSTIDANGKTTVKGTSKIANKVSSFDGLLTWVAKHCKEKQLPVRYLMESTGVYHEQIAWYLFQSDLSVSVVLPNKSKNYLKSLGHNRAAGAV, encoded by the coding sequence ATGATGGGCAAACAGACAGAAAATTCAGCAGCATTACTTCGCTATTGTGCCGGTATCGATGTGAGCAAAGACTCTTTACAAATTTGTTTATCAACCATTGATGCTAATGGTAAGACAACTGTAAAAGGGACAAGCAAAATAGCCAATAAAGTATCCTCGTTTGATGGATTGCTCACCTGGGTTGCCAAACATTGTAAAGAGAAACAATTGCCAGTTCGGTATTTGATGGAATCAACCGGTGTTTATCATGAACAAATTGCCTGGTATTTATTCCAGAGTGATCTGTCAGTAAGCGTAGTGCTGCCTAACAAGTCTAAAAATTACCTTAAAAGCTTGGGCCATAACCGGGCTGCCGGCGCAGTCTAA
- a CDS encoding transposase, producing MLTRQHQRLQELKNQSENQKHAILHAQISDKFIIKQLDKLIKLYDQQVEQIAQEMQNLLSKDSVLKNKIDQLCKIKGLGLLSVATLVAETNGFEGFENLRQLVSFAGYDVVENQSGLRSGKTRISKKGNSRIRRILFLPAFNAVRFGEPASQALFERIFVKTRIKMKGYVAVQKKLLTLCYALWKKDVNYNPLYHSQHVKELEYQDKK from the coding sequence ATGTTAACCAGACAACACCAACGTTTGCAAGAGCTTAAAAATCAGTCAGAAAATCAAAAACACGCTATATTGCATGCGCAGATCAGCGATAAATTTATCATTAAACAGCTAGATAAACTGATCAAACTTTATGACCAGCAGGTCGAGCAGATTGCCCAGGAAATGCAGAACCTGCTTTCTAAGGACTCAGTTCTTAAAAACAAGATTGATCAACTCTGTAAAATAAAAGGCCTTGGTCTGTTATCTGTGGCAACGCTTGTTGCAGAAACCAATGGTTTTGAAGGCTTTGAGAATCTCAGACAACTTGTCAGCTTTGCGGGCTATGATGTAGTCGAAAATCAATCTGGTTTGAGATCCGGAAAAACCAGGATCTCCAAAAAAGGTAACAGTCGAATTAGACGAATACTGTTTTTGCCAGCTTTTAATGCAGTTAGATTCGGAGAACCAGCCTCTCAGGCATTATTTGAAAGGATATTTGTCAAAACCCGCATAAAAATGAAAGGATATGTTGCAGTCCAGAAAAAACTACTAACACTTTGTTACGCCCTATGGAAAAAAGATGTCAATTACAATCCCTTATACCATTCCCAACATGTCAAAGAACTTGAATATCAGGACAAAAAATAG
- a CDS encoding Crp/Fnr family transcriptional regulator, whose amino-acid sequence MFEVFKKYILEKVNLTEEELALIRSYSVIKKLRRRQYLLQEGEVNRYKAFITKGCLRQYRIGDNGEEHIMRFGIETWWMSDMESYTSISPSKSFIDALEESEVLMWAKEDWDELLIKIPKIGEFQESLLNRSFNAKENRIHVTISYTAEQKYSDFITSFPEIYNRVPLHMIASYLGISRETLSRIRHHFALKPEFNHK is encoded by the coding sequence ATGTTTGAAGTTTTTAAAAAATATATACTTGAAAAGGTAAATTTAACTGAAGAAGAACTTGCATTAATAAGATCTTACAGTGTAATCAAAAAATTACGCCGGCGACAATACCTTTTACAGGAAGGAGAAGTTAACCGTTACAAAGCCTTTATTACCAAAGGCTGTTTGCGTCAATATCGAATAGGCGATAACGGAGAAGAGCATATTATGAGATTTGGAATTGAGACATGGTGGATGAGTGATATGGAAAGTTATACATCTATCTCTCCTTCAAAAAGCTTTATTGATGCATTGGAAGAATCAGAAGTTTTAATGTGGGCAAAAGAAGACTGGGATGAATTGTTGATAAAAATTCCAAAAATTGGTGAATTTCAAGAAAGTCTGTTAAACAGAAGTTTCAATGCGAAGGAAAATAGAATACATGTAACAATCAGTTATACAGCCGAACAAAAATATTCTGATTTCATTACGTCGTTTCCCGAGATTTATAACCGGGTCCCATTGCATATGATCGCATCGTATTTAGGAATTTCGAGAGAAACTTTGAGCCGAATTAGACATCATTTTGCCTTAAAACCAGAATTCAATCACAAATAA
- a CDS encoding SDR family oxidoreductase translates to MSKIILITGTSSGFGKLSTITLAKEGHTVIAAMREVNGKNSESAKELSALPNVDVVEMDVTSEESVNAAVQIVLKKYNKIDILINNAGVTGFGLLEATSINQIKKIFEVNLFGAIRTYQAVLPSMREEKSGLIINISSGLGLFAPPFIVPYEMTKFGLEALTEGIRYEIKGYGIETVTVQPGPFPTEIGDKAAGFGPDRQDILDSYGPTAQSALEGFGTAMYGKMTEYQADSQEIADALLKLINLPSGTRPFHTVVNRLGEGVEQAFVENRKEYRKGLMDNMGWGEF, encoded by the coding sequence ATGTCAAAAATAATCTTAATAACTGGAACAAGCTCGGGATTTGGTAAATTATCCACAATTACCCTTGCAAAAGAAGGCCACACTGTAATCGCCGCAATGCGCGAAGTGAACGGCAAAAATTCTGAATCGGCAAAAGAACTTTCTGCTTTGCCAAATGTCGATGTAGTCGAGATGGATGTTACATCAGAAGAATCTGTTAACGCAGCAGTTCAAATCGTCCTTAAAAAGTATAATAAGATAGATATTCTTATTAATAACGCAGGAGTTACAGGTTTTGGATTGCTGGAGGCTACTTCGATAAACCAAATCAAAAAAATATTCGAAGTAAACCTTTTTGGGGCTATTCGTACGTATCAAGCGGTTCTTCCGTCAATGCGTGAAGAAAAATCTGGATTGATTATTAATATTTCAAGTGGTCTTGGTTTATTCGCTCCTCCATTTATCGTTCCATATGAAATGACCAAATTTGGTCTTGAGGCACTAACCGAAGGAATTCGTTATGAAATCAAAGGATATGGAATTGAGACAGTTACTGTTCAACCTGGACCATTTCCAACTGAAATCGGAGACAAAGCCGCTGGTTTCGGGCCTGACAGACAGGACATTTTAGATTCTTATGGTCCGACAGCACAAAGTGCTCTTGAAGGATTCGGAACTGCAATGTATGGTAAGATGACCGAGTATCAGGCTGACTCTCAAGAAATTGCCGATGCACTTTTGAAATTGATTAATCTACCAAGTGGCACAAGACCATTCCACACCGTTGTAAATCGATTGGGAGAAGGTGTAGAGCAGGCATTTGTAGAAAACAGAAAGGAATATAGAAAAGGCCTAATGGATAATATGGGCTGGGGTGAATTTTAA
- a CDS encoding TetR/AcrR family transcriptional regulator: MGIIERKQRLKEETRTNILEAAVKIVKQEGWHALSMRKIADSIEYTVPVIYDYFSSKQAILLELTKKGFVSLSNSLKSSMLQHGDPRTKILGMWLTYWKFAFSEKEYYQLMFGVEMNCAHSECKIAESEIPCQLFKSVIRQIYKNLPDENEISAKYFTYWSIVHGLIALNFVNQGNSNDVSENILIDAISSINRSISA; encoded by the coding sequence ATGGGAATTATAGAGAGAAAGCAAAGGCTTAAAGAAGAGACGCGAACAAATATTCTCGAAGCAGCAGTGAAAATTGTAAAACAGGAAGGCTGGCATGCGCTTAGCATGCGTAAAATTGCTGATTCCATTGAATATACAGTGCCAGTGATTTATGACTATTTTTCAAGTAAACAAGCGATCTTGTTAGAGCTTACCAAAAAAGGATTTGTTTCTCTTTCGAACTCTTTAAAAAGCTCAATGCTTCAGCACGGCGATCCCAGAACCAAAATTTTAGGTATGTGGCTGACGTACTGGAAATTTGCTTTTTCTGAAAAAGAATATTATCAACTGATGTTTGGTGTCGAAATGAATTGCGCACATTCAGAGTGCAAAATCGCGGAATCAGAAATTCCATGTCAACTCTTCAAATCTGTCATTAGGCAGATTTATAAAAACTTACCTGATGAAAACGAAATTTCAGCAAAATACTTTACGTATTGGTCTATTGTACACGGACTTATTGCTTTAAATTTTGTTAATCAAGGCAATTCAAATGATGTTAGTGAAAATATTTTAATTGATGCAATTAGCTCAATTAACCGATCAATTTCAGCTTAA
- a CDS encoding efflux RND transporter periplasmic adaptor subunit, with amino-acid sequence MKTIMALMASLLIFSCNSKQEKTEVSAPTPTLPVLNITPESVTTYQEYPASIEGIESLEIRPQISGILDQVYIDEGQFVKAGSPLFKINEASFRAALNNAEASLHAAQGTMINADLEVEKLTPLFQNKVVSEFQLKAAKTSSQIAEANVEQAKANISAAKINLGYTIIKAPVSGFAGRLQRKRGSLVSPTDTEPITQLSDVHNVHVYFSLTEKEFVTFKDQYSGQTLVEKLNNLPPVTLSLANNKIYSEKGRVDAIDGQFDKNTGAITLRANFSNPQGLLRAGNTGKIQLGLYNSDVLLVPQSATMETQDKMFVFVLADSNKVKKQPITIFGRSGDKYLVKEGLKAGDRVVTDGIVSLAEGTTINPKTTPDKAVSLKN; translated from the coding sequence ATGAAAACGATAATGGCCTTAATGGCTTCACTTCTAATATTCTCGTGTAATTCCAAACAAGAAAAAACTGAGGTGTCGGCCCCAACTCCTACGTTGCCAGTATTAAACATCACCCCCGAGTCAGTTACAACATATCAAGAATATCCGGCATCAATAGAAGGAATTGAAAGTTTGGAAATTCGACCTCAGATTTCAGGTATTCTCGATCAGGTATACATTGACGAAGGCCAATTTGTAAAGGCTGGAAGTCCATTATTTAAAATCAACGAAGCTAGTTTCCGTGCCGCCCTAAACAATGCGGAAGCCAGCTTGCATGCAGCCCAAGGTACCATGATAAATGCTGATTTAGAAGTAGAAAAGTTAACTCCTTTATTTCAGAATAAAGTTGTATCAGAATTTCAATTAAAGGCCGCAAAAACAAGTTCTCAAATAGCTGAAGCTAATGTTGAACAGGCGAAAGCTAATATATCTGCTGCGAAAATAAATCTGGGATATACAATTATTAAAGCACCTGTAAGTGGATTTGCTGGTCGTCTTCAAAGAAAAAGGGGAAGTTTAGTCTCTCCAACTGACACTGAGCCAATTACTCAATTGTCCGATGTACACAACGTGCATGTCTATTTTTCATTAACAGAAAAGGAGTTTGTGACTTTTAAAGATCAGTACTCAGGTCAGACCTTAGTTGAAAAGCTCAATAATTTACCACCAGTAACACTGTCTCTTGCAAATAATAAAATTTATTCTGAAAAAGGAAGGGTAGATGCTATTGACGGTCAATTTGATAAAAATACCGGTGCCATTACGCTTAGAGCCAATTTTTCTAACCCGCAGGGTCTGCTTCGTGCAGGGAACACCGGTAAAATTCAGCTTGGTCTGTATAATAGCGACGTGCTACTGGTGCCGCAATCAGCCACAATGGAAACACAGGACAAAATGTTTGTATTTGTTCTTGCGGATAGTAACAAAGTAAAAAAACAGCCCATTACAATCTTTGGAAGAAGTGGTGACAAATATCTGGTAAAGGAAGGACTTAAAGCCGGAGACAGGGTCGTCACTGACGGTATTGTTTCTCTTGCAGAAGGGACTACAATTAATCCAAAAACTACTCCTGATAAAGCAGTATCACTAAAAAATTAA